Proteins from a genomic interval of Panthera uncia isolate 11264 chromosome C1 unlocalized genomic scaffold, Puncia_PCG_1.0 HiC_scaffold_4, whole genome shotgun sequence:
- the PEF1 gene encoding peflin isoform X1, whose product MASYPYGQGCPGAGGQAPGAPPGSYYPGPPHGGGQYGGGVPPGGSYGGGPAPGGPYGPPAGGGPYGHPNPGTPGGLYGSAAPGGPYGQPPPNSYGAQHPGPYGQGPPPGGVPPNVDPEAYSWFQSVDSDHSGYISIKELKQALVNSNWSSFNDETCLMMINMFDKTKSGRIDIYGFSALWKFIQQWKNLFQQYDRDRSGSISYTELQQALLEGSFLPNPGIQTTLKVAFGSVPNGLQPEPPVHPAPGLPLLPALCQPHHAARPLHPGVHPAAGADRGFPGEGHSCTGHHSAQLRGLRHHDSFSDAMTQPICRVECTRGLSWPLRAGEACGPLRFSCPS is encoded by the exons GGCTGCCCAGGAGCTGGAGGACAAGCGCCCGGAGCCCCTCCGGGTAGCTACTACCCCGGACCCCCCCACGGTGGAGGGCAGTATGGCGGTGGGGTACCCCCTGGTGGCAGTTACGGCGGGGGTCCTGCCCCCGGGGGGCCTTATGGACCGCCGGCTGGTGGAGGGCCCTATGGACACCCCAATCCTGGGACTCCAGGAGGACTATATGGTAGTGCGGCCCCGGGGGGTCCCTATGGCCAGCCTCCTCCGAATTCCTACGGTGCCCAGCATCCCGGGCCTTACGGACAGGGACCTCCTCCAG GTGGTGTTCCTCCCAACGTGGATCCTGAGGCTTACTCCTGGTTCCAGTCCGTAGACTCTGATCACAGTGGCTACATCTCCATCaaggagctgaagcaggctctggtcaACTCCAACTGGTCCTCGTTCAACGACGAGACGTGCCTCATGATGATAA ACATGTTTGACAAGACGAAGTCAGGCCGCATCGACATCTATGGTTTCTCGGCTCTGTGGAAGTTCATCCAGCAGTGGAAGAACCTCTTCCAGCAGTATGACCGGGACCGCTCGGGCTCCATCAGCTACACCGAGCTGCAGCAAG CTCTGCTAGAAGGCAGTTTCCTTCCCAACCCTGGGATCCAGACCACGCTAAAAGTTGCATTCGG ctCTGTCCCAAATGGGCTACAACCTGAGCCCCCAGTTCACCCAGCTCCTGGTCTCCCGCTATTGCCCGCGCTCTGCCAACCCCACCATGCAGCTAGACCGCTTCATCCAGGTGTGCACCCAGCTGCAGGTGCTGACCGAGGCTTTCCGGGAGAAGGACACAGCTGTACAGGGCACCATTCGGCTCAGCTTCGAGGACTTCGTCACCATGACAGCTTCTCGGATGCTATGACCCAGCCCATCTGTAGAGTGGAGTGTACCAGGGGCCTTTCCTGGCCCCTTAGAGCGGGAGAGGCATGCGGGCCTCTCCGCTTTTCCTGTCCCTCCTAG
- the PEF1 gene encoding peflin isoform X2, whose protein sequence is MASYPYGQGCPGAGGQAPGAPPGSYYPGPPHGGGQYGGGVPPGGSYGGGPAPGGPYGPPAGGGPYGHPNPGTPGGLYGSAAPGGPYGQPPPNSYGAQHPGPYGQGPPPGGVPPNVDPEAYSWFQSVDSDHSGYISIKELKQALVNSNWSSFNDETCLMMINMFDKTKSGRIDIYGFSALWKFIQQWKNLFQQYDRDRSGSISYTELQQALSQMGYNLSPQFTQLLVSRYCPRSANPTMQLDRFIQVCTQLQVLTEAFREKDTAVQGTIRLSFEDFVTMTASRML, encoded by the exons GGCTGCCCAGGAGCTGGAGGACAAGCGCCCGGAGCCCCTCCGGGTAGCTACTACCCCGGACCCCCCCACGGTGGAGGGCAGTATGGCGGTGGGGTACCCCCTGGTGGCAGTTACGGCGGGGGTCCTGCCCCCGGGGGGCCTTATGGACCGCCGGCTGGTGGAGGGCCCTATGGACACCCCAATCCTGGGACTCCAGGAGGACTATATGGTAGTGCGGCCCCGGGGGGTCCCTATGGCCAGCCTCCTCCGAATTCCTACGGTGCCCAGCATCCCGGGCCTTACGGACAGGGACCTCCTCCAG GTGGTGTTCCTCCCAACGTGGATCCTGAGGCTTACTCCTGGTTCCAGTCCGTAGACTCTGATCACAGTGGCTACATCTCCATCaaggagctgaagcaggctctggtcaACTCCAACTGGTCCTCGTTCAACGACGAGACGTGCCTCATGATGATAA ACATGTTTGACAAGACGAAGTCAGGCCGCATCGACATCTATGGTTTCTCGGCTCTGTGGAAGTTCATCCAGCAGTGGAAGAACCTCTTCCAGCAGTATGACCGGGACCGCTCGGGCTCCATCAGCTACACCGAGCTGCAGCAAG ctCTGTCCCAAATGGGCTACAACCTGAGCCCCCAGTTCACCCAGCTCCTGGTCTCCCGCTATTGCCCGCGCTCTGCCAACCCCACCATGCAGCTAGACCGCTTCATCCAGGTGTGCACCCAGCTGCAGGTGCTGACCGAGGCTTTCCGGGAGAAGGACACAGCTGTACAGGGCACCATTCGGCTCAGCTTCGAGGACTTCGTCACCATGACAGCTTCTCGGATGCTATGA